A window of the Lactuca sativa cultivar Salinas chromosome 5, Lsat_Salinas_v11, whole genome shotgun sequence genome harbors these coding sequences:
- the LOC111909737 gene encoding uncharacterized protein LOC111909737 yields the protein MEDHLISRVDQLSDAANLPTDTTEASGEKEPLIPSTECRICQEEDSIKNLEVPCACSGSLKFAHRKCVQRWCNEKRDIICEICHQPYKSGYSAPTPQSQDTVIDISGSWTIAGSPVDLNDPRVLPMAAENNYDEYEDNSTSAASFCRSAAIILMGLLLLRHALTIGYGGGDNDDDDVDDPSAFFALFVLRAAGFLLPCYIMIWAISILQHRRQSQEREALAAADVAFMIHSGQHRGLQVTIAPGPAMSPTPVIPVPNYP from the exons ATGGAAGACCACCTAATTTCGCGTGTTGATCAGCTCAGTGATGCCGCTAATCTGCCGACTGACACAACGGAGGCATCCGGTGAGAAAGAGCCATTGATTCCGTCAACTGAATGCCGCATCTGTCAGGAGGAAGATAGCATCAAAAACCTAGAAGTTCCTTGCGCTTGCAGCGGCAGCCTCAAG TTTGCGCATAGAAAATGTGTTCAGCGATGGTGCAATGAAAAACGAGATATAATCTGTGAAATCTGTCATCAGCCTTACAAATCTGGTTATTCTGCTCCTACACCTCAATCACAAGACACCGTTATTGATATCAG CGGAAGTTGGACTATTGCTGGTTCACCTGTAGACTTGAATGATCCTCGAGTTTTGCCTATGGCAGCTGAGAATAATTATGATGAATACGAAGACAACAGTACCAGTGCAGCTTCTTTTTGTCGCTCAGCTGCTATCATA TTGATGGGTCTTTTGCTGTTGAGGCATGCTCTCACAATCGGATATGGTGGtggtgataatgatgatgatgatgttgatgatccTTCTGCCTTTTTTGCT CTGTTCGTGCTTCGGGCAGCTGGGTTTCTTCTTCCTTGTTACATAATGATTTGGGCAATCAGTATATTGCAGCACCGTAGGCAATCCCAG GAAAGGGAAGCACTGGCGGCAGCTGACGTGGCATTCATGATTCATTCAGGGCAACATAGAGGGTTGCAAGTCACCATTGCACCAGGACCTGCCATGTCACCGACACCTGTCATACCAGTGCCCAATTACCCATAG
- the LOC111909726 gene encoding uncharacterized protein LOC111909726, with protein sequence MGSKNPLEIIEWSNHEIIPKEDEVFSFQHQLPPLDFRYPESGCSNYDLDPTYLMDIISKNPICSSMEILPDPTLYENGFLVGRDDVLGFPDQEMSTMNSLSFPNQEIPLMNSLGFPNQEIITNTLGFSHQTQTQPAIMAAMNIDDKEETKMVRSGYEKPQKKLDHKGDNGNGYGNNGGCDSNYPSRMALSRETISQFFYMPITQAAKELNVGLTLLKKRCRELGIRRWPHRKLMSLQTLINNVQELEKSSGNGVEEKLQEAIMRLENERKKMEEIPDLQLEDNTKRLRQACFKANYKKRKTIGNNSSTSITTYRQSPSSCSSTCVDNGGYEAIEGGYGGDFAEQEEMKLLLYTGCFPSSSNALL encoded by the exons ATGGGAAGTAAAAATCCTTTGGAAATAATAGAGTGGTCAAACCATGAAATCATTCCCAAAGAAGACGAAGTTTTCTCCTTTCAACACCAATTGCCTCCTCTTGATTTTAG GTATCCAGAATCAGGATGTAGTAATTATGATCTTGATCCTACTTATTTGATGGATATCATTTCAAAGAATCCAATCTGTTCTTCCATGGAAATCCTACCAG ATCCTACGCTCTATGAAAATGGTTTCTTGGTTGGAAGAGATGATGTTTTAGGGTTTCCAGATCAAGAAATGTCCACCATGAACTCGTTAAGCTTTCCAAATCAAGAAATACCATTGATGAACTCATTAGGTTTTCCAAATCAAGAAATCATAACGAAcacattagggttttctcatcAAACTCAAACTCAACCAGCGATCATGGCAGCCATGAACATTGACGATAAAGAGGAGACAAAGATGGTAAGATCTGGGTATGAGAAACCGCAGAAAAAGCTTGATCACAAAGGTGATAATGGCAATGGCTATGGCAATAATGGTGGTTGTGATTCTAATTATCCGTCCAGAATGGCGTTAAGCAGGGAGACGATTTCACAGTTCTTTTACATGCCGATAACACAAGCTGCAAAAGAACTTAATGTCGGATTAACGCTTTTGAAGAAACGGTGTAGGGAATTGGGAATTCGTCGTTGGCCTCATCGCAAACTTATGAGCCTTCAAACTCTAATCAATAATGTTCAG GAATTAGAGAAATCATCAGGGAATGGAGTCGAAGAGAAGCTACAAGAAGCTATCATGCGACTGGAGAACGAAAGAAAGAAAATGGAAGAAATCCCGGATTTACAACTTGAAGACAACACGAAAAGATTAAGACAAGCTTGCTTTAAAGCGAATTACAAGAAGAGGAAGACAATTGGGAATAATTCTTCGACATCAATTACTACTTACAGACAGTCGCCATCTTCGTGTTCTAGCACTTGTGTTGATAATGGCGGTTATGAAGCCATAGAAGGTGGTTATGGTGGTGATTTTGCAGAACAAGAAGAGATGAAGTTGCTATTATATACTGGTTGTTTTCCTTCTTCTAGCAACGCCTTGTTATAA
- the LOC111909738 gene encoding probable arabinosyltransferase ARAD1: MPEKEVFKSRFLKSLFFITLFFLILSLFLLFRFSNTSWINTPSYNLILLDNTENTDPIQLKSIPFPPSPDSCNPNQALLKVFMYDLPPEFHFGLLGWKGKSNQIWPNVSNFSEIPSYPGGLNLQHSVEYWLTLDLLSSSSTTPNIHRPCTAILVQNSTLADIIFVPFFSSLSYNRHARVYVKGKKDMNMILQEKLVKFLKGRDEWKRFGGKDHLVIAHHPNSMLLARKHLSSSMVLLSDFGRYPVQIANIDKDLIAPYKHVVKSINASNSLDFEERTTLVYFRGAIYRKDGGVIRQELYYIMKDEKDVYFSFGSAQQGGIRTSSVGMATSKFCLNIAGDTPSSNRLFDAIATHCVPVIISDEIELPYEDVLDYSKFSIFVHSSDACKKGYLLNLLKGIKKQKWRQMWERLKQIAPHFEYQYPSRHGDAVDMIWQSVSRKVSFVNNQTYRKNRYRMSQEFLKSR; the protein is encoded by the exons ATGCCTGAAAAGGAGGTGTTCAAATCCAGGTTCCTCAAATCCCTATTCTTCATCACACTTTTCTTCTTGATCCTCTCATTATTCCTCCTCTTTAGATTCAGCAACACATCTTGGATCAATACACCATCTTACAACCTAATTCTTCTCGACAACACTGAAAACACCGACCCAATTCAACTTAAATCAATCCCTTTTCCACCTTCACCAGATTCATGTAACCCAAATCAAGCACTACTAAAAGTTTTTATGTATGATTTACCTCCCGAATTCCACTTTGGACTACTAGGTTGGAAAGGAAAATCAAACCAAATTTGGCCTAATGTGAGTAATTTTAGTGAAATCCCATCATACCCAGGTGGATTAAACTTGCAACATAGTGTAGAATATTGGCTAACACTTGAtcttttatcatcatcatcaacaactcCAAACATACATAGACCTTGCACTGCAATTCTTGTACAAAATTCAACCCTAGCAGATATAATTTTCGTCCCATTTTTTTCATCTTTGAGTTACAATCGACATGCAAGGGTTTATGTAAAGGGGAAAAAAGACATGAACATGATTTTGCAAGAGAAATTGGTGAAATTTTTAAAAGGTAGAGACGAATGGAAACGATTTGGAGGGAAAGATCATCTTGTTATAGCTCATCATCCTAATAGTATGCTTTTAGCAAGAAAACACTTGAGTTCTTCAATGGTGTTGCTTTCTGATTTTGGAAGATACCCTGTTCAGATTGCTAATATTGATAAAGATTTAATTGCTCCTTATAAACATGTTGTTAAAAGCATCAATGCTAGCAATTCACTTGACTTTGAAGAGCGAACTACTTTGGTTTATTTTCGTGGAGCAATTTATAGAAAAGAT GGTGGAGTGATTCGTCAAGAACTATACTACATAATGAAGGATGAAAAAGACGTTTATTTCTCTTTTGGAAGTGCACAACAAGGTGGGATACGTACATCATCTGTAGGAATGGCAACTTCTAAATTTTGTCTGAATATTGCTGGGGACACACCTTCATCAAATCGTTTATTTGATGCAATTGCTACTCATTGTGTCCCTGTTATAATCAGTGATGAAATTGAATTAccatatgaagatgttcttgactACTCAAAATTCTCCATTTTTGTTCATTCTTCGGATGCATGTAAAAAAGGTTACCTTTTGAACCTTCTTAAGGGTATCAAGAAACAAAAATGGAGACAAATGTGGGAAAGATTGAAGCAAATTGCACCACATTTTGAATATCAGTATCCTTCGAGACATGGTGATGCTGTTGATATGATTTGGCAATCGGTTTCCCGAAAGGTGTCTTTTGTAAATAATCAAACTTATAGAAAAAATAGATACCGAATGTCACAAGAATTCTTGAAATCACGTTAA